In Dermacentor andersoni chromosome 4, qqDerAnde1_hic_scaffold, whole genome shotgun sequence, the following proteins share a genomic window:
- the LOC126536245 gene encoding serine hydrolase-like protein isoform X1 — protein MPTECTETKFTIPYGSLAAKQWGDQARATTRVLALHGWRNNAGTFDTLIPLLAPEIFVVALDLSGHGLSSHKPAGCSYSYHEYVMDVCRVVQQLKWERFCIMGHSFGCTVGMMYASFFPDRVQCVVALDLYAPLHVPRERLTQDTSKLISSFIHLESKLNQPPSYTEEELLKRLDEATLHTLNKDTMRILMGRDVARATGTDEEGKLVLRTDQRTKVISTVLLDADFQYTLMEKIRCDLLMITASEIDERIMRQSMDRFFAVYKRCCPRFKHVEVEGNHYVHLNHPERVAPLINEFLADVKSV, from the exons ATGCCTACCGAGTGCACGGAAACCAAGTTCACCATCCCGTACGGCAGCCTGGCTGCCAAGCAGTGGGGCGACCAGGCGCGCGCCACCACCCGCGTCCTGGCGCTGCACGGCTGGAGAAACAACGCCGGCACCTTCGACACCCTCATTCCGCTGCTCGCACCAG AGATCTTTGTGGTCGCTCTGGACCTGAGCGGTCACGGCCTGTCGTCGCACAAGCCCGCCGGCTGCAGCTACAGCTACCACGAGTACGTCATGGACGTGTGCCGCGTCGTTCAACAGCTCAAGTGGGAGCGCTTCTGCATCATGGGTCACAGCTTCGGCTGCACCGTGGGCATGATGTACGCGAGCTTCTTCCCGGACCGcgtccagtgcgtcgtcgcgcTGGACCTGTACGCGCCTCTGCATGTGCCACGAGAACGCCTCACCCAAGACACCAGCAAGCTGATCAGCAGCTTCATTCACCTGGAAAGCAAGCTGAACCAGCCGCCGAGTTACACCGAGGAAGAGCTGCTTAAGAGGCTCGACGAAGCTACGCTGCACACCCTGAACAAGGACACTATGCGAATTCTAATGGGCAGGGACGTCGCCCGCGCCACCGGCACCGACGAGGAAGGCAAGCTCGTATTGCGCACGGACCAGAGGACCAAGGTCATCAGCACGGTTCTGCTGGACGCAGATTTCCAGTACACGCTCATGGAGAAGATCCGCTGTGACCTGCTAATGATAACGGCGTCGGAGATCGACGAGCGCATTATGCGTCAGAGCATGGACCGCTTCTTCGCCGTTTACAAGCGCTGCTGCCCGCGCTTCAAGCACGTTGAGGTCGAGGGAAACCACTACGTGCACCTCAACCATCCCGAGAGAGTGGCCCCGCTGATAAACGAGTTTTTGGCCGATGTAAAGTCGGTGTAA